A genomic stretch from Aedes albopictus strain Foshan chromosome 2, AalbF5, whole genome shotgun sequence includes:
- the LOC134288233 gene encoding uncharacterized protein LOC134288233: MAIRSTFFQHSLPYRYTWRSPQQTESQIDHVLIDGRHFSDIIDVRTYRGANIDSDHYLVMVKLRPKLSVINNVRYRRPPRYNLERLKQPDVATAYVQNLEAALPDEGELDEAPLEDCWSTVKAAINDAAESTIGYVERNRRNEWFDEECRTVLEEKNAARAVMLQQGTRQNVERYKQKRKQQTRLFREKKRRLEEAECEEMELQCRSQETRKFYQKLNASRNGFVPRAEICRDKDGGLDGRT, encoded by the coding sequence atggccatacgtagcacctttttccaacacagcctcccttatcgttacacctggagatcaccacagcagacggaatctcaaatcgaccacgttctgattgacgggcggcacttctccgacattatcgacgtcaggacctatcgtggcgccaacatcgactccgaccactatctggtgatggtcaaactgcgcccaaaactctccgtcatcaacaatgtacggtaccggcgaccgccacggtacaacctagagcgactgaagcaaccggatgtcgccacagcatacgtgcagaatctcgaagccgcgttgccagacgagggcgagctcgatgaggcccctctagaggactgctggagtacagtgaaagcagccatcaacgacgcagccgagagcaccatcgggtacgtggaacggaatcgacggaacgaatggttcgacgaagagtgcagaacggttttggaggagaagaacgcagcgagggcggtaatgctgcagcaagggactcgacagaacgtggaacgttacaaacagaagcggaaacagcagacccgcctctttcgagagaaaaagcgccgcctggaagaagcggagtgtgaagaaatggaactgcagtgccgttcccaagaaacacggaagttctatcagaagctcaacgcatcccgcaacggcttcgtgccacgagccgaaatatgcagggataaagacggaggcct